In Deltaproteobacteria bacterium, a single genomic region encodes these proteins:
- a CDS encoding sigma-54-dependent Fis family transcriptional regulator, with protein sequence MPSSSVPPSLDVAARPGLSVLVVDDEKNIRATLALCLEQAGGRVTAVGTGAAALAALERDHYDAAFLDLRLGDENGLDVLPTLLAAQASLRVVVITAYATFDTAVEAIKRGAVDYLPKPFTPAQIRHVVEQIAARRAVDRKLADLERVIAAEVPEADLDTDAPAMRAVLDTVRRAAASDATILLRGESGTGKGVLARAVHAQSLRQAQPFVTVNCPTLSDDLLASELFGHARGAFTGAVRDQAGRVESAEGGTIFLDEIGEISIGLQAKLLRFLQDKQFERVGENRTRRADVRVLAATNRDLAKDVAEGRFREDLLFRLNVIEVVVPPLRERPEDIARLARRFLAFFARAAGRPAPELSEAALAAVLGHRWPGNLRELRNAMERAVILWPNPRLGIEALPDAIAAHVTHAVRLGGDHTLDVIEREHIERVLARVATQDEAARILGIDASTLWRKKKRYEGG encoded by the coding sequence ATGCCGTCGTCCTCGGTCCCCCCGTCCCTCGACGTCGCCGCGAGACCCGGGCTCTCGGTACTCGTCGTCGACGACGAGAAGAACATTCGCGCGACGCTGGCACTGTGCCTCGAGCAGGCCGGCGGTCGCGTCACCGCGGTGGGCACCGGTGCGGCCGCCCTCGCTGCGCTCGAGCGGGACCACTACGACGCAGCGTTCCTCGACCTCCGCCTGGGCGACGAGAACGGCCTCGACGTGCTCCCGACGCTGCTCGCCGCGCAGGCGAGCCTGAGGGTGGTGGTCATCACCGCGTACGCGACCTTCGACACCGCGGTCGAGGCGATCAAGCGCGGCGCGGTCGACTACCTGCCCAAGCCGTTCACGCCGGCGCAGATCCGTCATGTCGTCGAGCAGATTGCGGCGCGACGCGCAGTCGATCGCAAGCTTGCCGACCTCGAGCGGGTGATCGCCGCGGAGGTGCCCGAGGCCGACCTCGACACCGACGCGCCGGCCATGCGCGCGGTGCTCGACACCGTGCGCCGGGCGGCGGCCTCGGACGCGACCATCCTGCTGCGCGGCGAGAGCGGCACCGGCAAGGGTGTGCTGGCGCGGGCGGTCCACGCCCAGAGCTTGCGGCAGGCCCAGCCGTTCGTGACCGTGAACTGCCCGACGCTGTCGGACGACCTGCTCGCCAGCGAGCTGTTCGGCCATGCCCGCGGCGCGTTCACCGGTGCGGTGCGTGATCAGGCTGGCCGCGTCGAGTCGGCGGAGGGCGGCACGATCTTCCTCGACGAGATCGGCGAGATCTCGATCGGCCTGCAGGCCAAGCTGCTGCGGTTCCTGCAGGACAAGCAGTTCGAGCGCGTCGGCGAGAATCGTACCCGTCGCGCCGACGTCCGCGTGCTCGCGGCGACCAACCGCGATCTCGCCAAAGATGTGGCCGAGGGCCGCTTCCGCGAGGACCTGCTGTTCCGCCTCAACGTGATCGAGGTGGTGGTCCCGCCGCTGCGCGAGCGCCCCGAGGACATCGCCCGGCTCGCGCGTCGGTTCCTGGCGTTCTTCGCCCGCGCGGCAGGCCGCCCCGCGCCCGAGCTGTCGGAGGCGGCGCTCGCCGCCGTGCTCGGCCACCGCTGGCCGGGCAACCTCCGCGAGCTCCGCAACGCGATGGAGCGCGCGGTGATCCTGTGGCCCAATCCGCGGCTCGGCATCGAGGCGCTGCCGGATGCGATCGCGGCCCACGTCACACACGCGGTGCGGCTGGGGGGCGATCACACCCTCGATGTGATCGAGCGCGAGCACATCGAGCGCGTGCTGGCCCGGGTCGCGACGCAGGACGAGGCGGCGCGGATCCTGGGCATCGACGCGTCGACGCTGTGGCGGAAGAAGAAGCGCTACGAGGGCGGGTGA
- a CDS encoding IS5 family transposase: MTTTGMPRHRLTDAQWELIGDLFPTNNFKTGRRPRDRRLMLDAIFWVLRTGAPWRDLPECFGPWSTAWDFFDKWTKDETFDRVLRRLRSIAVPHDADPSELWCIDGTSIRAARCSSGGGKKIRSAGASGSRSGGAPRGWGTKIHILCDVEGHPLHFELSAGQAHDGPMLAPVLQGADEALHDDRGVVMEWPLALAGDKGYRAEWIDRYLLALGITPVIPTKHNETRALRPVAFNKRLYRRRSIVECLIGWLKESRRVVTRFEKTAINFGGMVRLAFIHRYLRIFGA, encoded by the coding sequence ATGACCACGACGGGCATGCCTCGCCACCGCCTTACCGACGCGCAGTGGGAGCTGATCGGGGACCTGTTCCCGACGAACAACTTCAAGACCGGTCGGCGGCCGCGGGATCGTCGTCTCATGCTCGACGCGATCTTCTGGGTGTTGCGAACTGGGGCTCCGTGGCGAGACCTACCGGAGTGCTTCGGCCCATGGTCGACCGCCTGGGACTTCTTCGACAAGTGGACGAAGGACGAGACGTTCGACCGCGTACTTCGGCGATTGCGGAGCATCGCCGTCCCGCACGACGCGGACCCCTCCGAGTTGTGGTGCATCGACGGGACATCGATTCGAGCTGCGCGCTGCAGCAGCGGCGGGGGGAAAAAGATCCGATCCGCAGGAGCCAGCGGATCACGCTCTGGGGGCGCTCCGCGGGGCTGGGGCACGAAGATCCACATCCTGTGTGACGTTGAGGGCCACCCACTCCACTTCGAGCTCAGCGCCGGACAAGCCCACGACGGACCGATGCTCGCGCCGGTCCTTCAAGGTGCTGACGAAGCACTGCATGATGATCGAGGTGTCGTCATGGAGTGGCCGTTGGCACTCGCAGGCGACAAGGGCTACCGCGCGGAGTGGATCGATAGGTATCTCCTCGCCCTGGGGATCACACCGGTGATCCCCACGAAGCACAACGAGACTCGAGCGCTGCGCCCGGTCGCCTTCAACAAGCGCCTCTACAGGCGCCGCAGCATCGTCGAGTGCCTCATCGGCTGGCTCAAGGAGTCGCGACGCGTGGTGACCCGCTTCGAGAAGACCGCCATCAACTTCGGCGGGATGGTCCGGCTTGCCTTCATCCACCGCTATCTACGCATCTTCGGGGCTTGA
- a CDS encoding long-chain fatty acid--CoA ligase: MDGTMMGLPLTLDQLVERAAEQYAAIEVVSRRPDRSVSRTTYRAVVDRARRLAAALVAAGVRKGECVATLMWNHAEHLEAYLGIPLAGAVVHTLNLRLHPDEIAFIAADGGARTLIVDAVLLPLFAKFADKVAFERVIVVGEGELPPGAVAYEAWLAAADPSCKLPQLAEHDASGCCYTSGTTGKPKGVVYTHRSTMLHSLVSALPDCFGLSRADVLLPVVPMFHVNAWGLPYTATMVGAKLVFPGPHLDAASVLDLMRDEGVTIAAGVPTIWLGIRDALEAEPGRWPLREGVRMVVGGSAAPQQLIRDFDRHGLRLIHAWGMTETSPLGLVSRVPPHLADAPEALQLELRAKQGTPPPLVRVRVCNDAGVVPQDGRTSGEVQVRGPWVTARYAGIDVPDRWTADGWFRTGDVAHVDAHGFVQLTDRMADLIKSGGEWIASAELENALMCHPEIREAAVVGVPHPRWSERPVAVIVPRAGKSPTDDALREFLAPRFPKYWLPDAFVVVEEIPRTSAGKFKKTELRERLRNFEWP; this comes from the coding sequence ATGGACGGCACGATGATGGGGTTGCCGCTGACGCTCGATCAGCTCGTCGAGCGCGCGGCCGAGCAGTATGCAGCGATCGAGGTGGTGTCGCGCCGCCCGGATCGCAGTGTGTCGCGAACGACCTACCGGGCGGTGGTGGACCGTGCGCGTCGGCTCGCTGCGGCGCTCGTCGCCGCGGGCGTGCGCAAGGGCGAGTGCGTCGCGACGCTCATGTGGAACCACGCCGAGCACCTCGAGGCCTACCTCGGCATCCCGCTGGCGGGCGCGGTGGTGCACACGCTCAACCTCCGGCTGCATCCCGACGAGATCGCCTTCATCGCCGCCGACGGCGGCGCGCGCACGCTGATCGTCGATGCCGTGCTGTTGCCGCTGTTCGCGAAGTTCGCCGACAAGGTCGCGTTCGAGCGCGTGATCGTCGTGGGTGAGGGCGAGCTGCCACCGGGCGCGGTCGCCTACGAGGCGTGGCTGGCGGCTGCCGATCCGTCGTGCAAGCTGCCGCAGCTGGCCGAGCACGACGCCAGCGGCTGCTGCTACACCAGCGGCACCACCGGCAAGCCCAAGGGCGTGGTCTACACCCACCGCTCGACGATGCTGCACTCGCTGGTCAGCGCGCTGCCGGATTGCTTCGGGCTCTCGCGGGCCGACGTGCTGCTGCCGGTGGTGCCGATGTTCCACGTCAACGCGTGGGGCCTGCCGTACACCGCGACCATGGTGGGCGCCAAGCTGGTGTTCCCGGGACCGCACCTCGACGCCGCCAGCGTGCTCGACCTGATGCGCGACGAGGGCGTGACGATCGCAGCGGGTGTGCCGACGATCTGGCTCGGCATCCGCGACGCGCTCGAGGCCGAGCCCGGGCGCTGGCCGTTGCGCGAGGGCGTGCGCATGGTCGTCGGCGGCTCGGCGGCGCCGCAGCAGCTCATCCGCGACTTCGATCGCCATGGCCTGCGACTCATCCACGCCTGGGGCATGACCGAGACCTCACCGCTGGGGCTGGTCTCGCGCGTGCCGCCACACCTCGCCGATGCCCCCGAGGCGCTGCAGCTGGAGCTGCGCGCCAAGCAGGGCACGCCGCCGCCGCTCGTGCGCGTGCGGGTGTGCAACGACGCGGGCGTCGTGCCGCAGGACGGTCGCACCAGCGGCGAGGTGCAGGTGCGCGGGCCGTGGGTCACCGCGCGCTACGCCGGCATCGACGTGCCCGATCGCTGGACCGCCGACGGCTGGTTTCGCACCGGCGATGTCGCACACGTCGACGCGCACGGCTTCGTCCAGCTCACCGATCGCATGGCCGATCTCATCAAGTCCGGTGGCGAGTGGATCGCATCGGCCGAGCTCGAGAACGCGTTGATGTGCCACCCGGAGATCCGCGAAGCCGCGGTGGTCGGCGTGCCCCACCCGCGGTGGAGCGAGCGCCCGGTCGCAGTGATCGTGCCGCGGGCCGGCAAGTCCCCCACCGACGACGCGCTGCGCGAGTTCCTCGCACCGCGGTTCCCCAAGTACTGGCTGCCCGATGCGTTCGTCGTGGTCGAGGAGATCCCTCGTACGTCGGCGGGCAAGTTCAAGAAGACCGAGCTGCGCGAGCGTCTGCGCAACTTCGAGTGGCCGTAG
- a CDS encoding HAMP domain-containing protein — translation MTLRIKLLLAQLPLALALVVVGLISASSVDALAETSARILRDNYRSVLAAQRMKESAERMDSAALFRVSGSPERADALIATHRPTLEAELVAQEQNVTEPGEDGATARLRRAWVDYQAAYDAFGAQPRAEIYFEALEPRFAVLKDAADEILALNQDAMVRKSEAARETADESEAVVAWSSIGALVLGLLASSTITTRLLRPLDNLSLVARRLGEGDLSVRANLMGRDEIAAVAAEFNQMATRLEAFRKSSLGELLQAQLSAQAAIDSLPDPVVVFGTEGRVLASNAGADSLLELDAAVSLGDALGLAEPGLRARLQAARDHVLAGKGPYLPQGFEDAVAVSSSEGERWFLPRASPLYGTDAGVTGATVIVQDVTRLRRFDELRNDLMATVAHELRTPLTSLRMAIHLCVEGAAGELGEKQLDLLGAARDDCERLQGIVDDLLDLTRLQAGKVELEREPLAPAALVEQAIESHRVDAERRGVRLEARITPSLEPVAVDRTRIGLVLDNLVGNALRYAPAGSAITIAAEPEGEAVRFSVTDEGPGVPAAYASRVFDRFFRVPGDTASGAGLGLSIAREVVEAHGGRIAVVADPPGRGASFCFTIGHLVPDTRAT, via the coding sequence ATGACGCTGCGCATCAAGCTCTTGCTGGCCCAGCTCCCGCTGGCGCTCGCGCTGGTGGTGGTCGGGTTGATCTCGGCCTCGAGCGTGGACGCACTGGCCGAGACCTCTGCGCGGATCCTCCGCGACAACTACCGCAGCGTGTTGGCGGCGCAGCGCATGAAGGAGTCCGCCGAGCGCATGGATAGCGCGGCGCTGTTCCGGGTCTCGGGCTCGCCCGAACGCGCGGATGCCCTGATCGCGACCCATCGTCCGACGCTCGAGGCCGAGCTCGTGGCGCAGGAGCAGAACGTGACCGAGCCGGGCGAGGACGGGGCGACCGCGCGCCTGCGACGCGCGTGGGTCGACTATCAGGCCGCCTACGATGCGTTCGGGGCGCAGCCGCGCGCCGAGATCTACTTCGAGGCGCTCGAGCCCCGCTTCGCGGTGCTCAAGGACGCTGCGGACGAGATCCTCGCCCTCAACCAGGACGCGATGGTCCGCAAGAGCGAGGCGGCCCGAGAGACGGCCGACGAGTCCGAGGCAGTGGTCGCGTGGTCGTCGATCGGCGCGTTGGTGCTGGGACTGCTCGCGTCGAGCACGATCACCACGCGACTGCTGCGGCCGCTCGACAACCTCAGCCTGGTGGCCCGTCGGCTCGGCGAGGGCGATCTGTCGGTGCGCGCGAACCTCATGGGGCGCGACGAGATCGCGGCCGTCGCCGCCGAGTTCAACCAGATGGCGACGCGGCTCGAGGCGTTCCGCAAGAGTTCGCTGGGCGAGCTCCTGCAGGCTCAACTCTCCGCCCAAGCCGCGATCGACAGCCTCCCCGATCCGGTCGTCGTGTTCGGCACCGAGGGTCGCGTGCTCGCCTCGAACGCCGGCGCCGACAGCCTGCTCGAGCTCGACGCCGCGGTGTCGCTGGGCGACGCCCTCGGGTTGGCCGAGCCGGGCCTGCGTGCACGCCTGCAGGCCGCCCGCGATCACGTGCTCGCGGGCAAGGGGCCCTACCTCCCGCAGGGATTCGAGGACGCGGTCGCGGTCAGCTCGTCCGAGGGCGAGCGATGGTTCCTGCCCCGGGCGTCGCCGCTGTACGGAACCGATGCCGGCGTCACCGGTGCCACGGTCATCGTGCAGGACGTCACGCGGCTGCGTCGCTTCGACGAGCTGCGCAACGACCTCATGGCCACGGTCGCCCACGAGCTGCGCACGCCGCTGACCTCGCTGCGGATGGCGATCCATCTGTGCGTCGAGGGGGCGGCCGGTGAGCTCGGCGAGAAGCAGCTCGATCTGCTCGGTGCGGCCCGCGACGACTGCGAGCGGCTCCAGGGCATCGTCGACGATCTGCTCGACCTCACGCGACTGCAGGCCGGCAAGGTCGAGCTCGAGCGCGAGCCGCTGGCACCCGCTGCGCTCGTCGAGCAGGCCATCGAGTCGCATCGCGTCGATGCCGAGCGTCGCGGGGTGCGGCTCGAGGCCCGCATCACCCCGTCACTCGAGCCGGTCGCCGTCGATCGCACGCGCATCGGGCTCGTGCTCGACAACTTGGTCGGCAACGCGTTGCGCTACGCGCCCGCGGGCAGCGCGATCACCATCGCTGCGGAGCCGGAGGGTGAGGCGGTCCGCTTCTCGGTGACCGACGAGGGACCCGGCGTGCCAGCGGCCTACGCGTCGCGCGTGTTCGATCGCTTCTTTCGCGTGCCCGGCGACACCGCGTCCGGCGCGGGCTTGGGCCTGTCGATCGCCCGCGAGGTCGTCGAGGCCCACGGCGGACGCATCGCGGTCGTGGCCGACCCGCCTGGACGCGGTGCGAGCTTCTGTTTCACCATCGGGCACCTCGTGCCCGACACCCGCGCGACATGA
- the odhB gene encoding 2-oxoglutarate dehydrogenase complex dihydrolipoyllysine-residue succinyltransferase, translating into MTIEIRIPQMGESVTEGVIARWLKTEGEFVRADEPVVEVETDKITVEVPAPSAGVLSRQNVAVGATVGVGQTVGEIDDAAKPSAGSNGSSKPTSAAAAPPAPATAPAVPAARASSDTPAGPSARLEAADRGIDLSAVPGTGRGGRITKDDVVRAGAAPAPAAAPAPAPAAAKSTPMPTPPRARAQGEREERKPMSPLRRRVAERLVESQNNYAILTTFNEVDMSAVMELRARYKESFEKKHGVRLGFMSFFVKAAIEALREFPMVNSEIDGDDVVYKYYYDIGVAVGGGKGLVVPVIREADKLSFAAVEQTITAYGERARANKLTLDELTGGTFTISNGGVYGSMLSTPILNPPQTGILGLHNIVERPVAIDGKVEIRPIMYLALSYDHRLLDGREAVQFLVRIKQCIERPERLLLEV; encoded by the coding sequence ATGACGATTGAGATCCGTATCCCCCAGATGGGCGAGTCGGTCACCGAAGGTGTGATCGCGCGTTGGCTGAAGACCGAGGGCGAGTTCGTGCGCGCCGACGAGCCGGTGGTCGAGGTCGAGACCGACAAGATCACGGTGGAGGTGCCAGCGCCCAGCGCGGGCGTGCTCTCGCGGCAGAACGTCGCCGTCGGTGCCACCGTCGGCGTGGGTCAGACCGTCGGCGAGATCGACGACGCGGCCAAGCCCAGCGCCGGCAGCAATGGCAGCAGCAAGCCGACTTCCGCCGCCGCGGCGCCGCCAGCCCCCGCGACGGCCCCGGCGGTCCCAGCAGCACGCGCCTCGAGCGACACGCCGGCCGGTCCGTCGGCGCGGCTCGAGGCCGCCGATCGCGGCATCGACCTGAGCGCGGTGCCTGGCACCGGACGCGGCGGTCGTATCACCAAGGACGATGTCGTGCGCGCCGGCGCGGCCCCGGCCCCAGCGGCCGCCCCCGCGCCTGCGCCCGCCGCCGCCAAGTCGACACCGATGCCGACCCCGCCGCGCGCGCGCGCGCAGGGCGAACGCGAGGAACGCAAGCCGATGTCACCGCTGCGGCGGCGCGTCGCCGAGCGCCTGGTCGAGTCGCAGAACAACTACGCGATCCTGACGACCTTCAACGAGGTCGACATGTCCGCGGTGATGGAGCTGCGCGCGCGGTACAAGGAGTCGTTCGAGAAGAAGCACGGCGTGCGGCTCGGCTTCATGTCGTTCTTCGTCAAGGCCGCGATCGAGGCGCTGCGCGAGTTCCCCATGGTGAACTCCGAGATCGACGGCGACGACGTGGTCTACAAGTACTACTACGACATCGGCGTCGCCGTCGGTGGCGGCAAGGGGCTGGTGGTGCCGGTCATCCGCGAGGCCGACAAGCTCAGCTTCGCGGCGGTCGAGCAGACCATCACCGCCTACGGTGAGCGCGCGCGGGCCAACAAGCTCACGCTCGACGAGCTCACCGGGGGAACTTTCACCATCAGCAACGGCGGGGTCTACGGCTCGATGCTGTCGACGCCGATCCTCAATCCGCCGCAGACCGGCATCCTCGGCCTGCACAACATCGTCGAGCGCCCGGTCGCGATCGACGGCAAGGTCGAGATCCGGCCCATCATGTACCTCGCGCTCAGCTACGATCATCGCCTGCTCGATGGTCGCGAAGCGGTGCAGTTCCTGGTGCGGATCAAGCAGTGCATCGAGCGGCCCGAGCGCTTGCTGCTCGAGGTCTGA
- a CDS encoding PAS domain-containing protein, whose protein sequence is MTPERGPAWWHWDLRSDQWHNSPAIVELLGDPTSSAWERAEYLARIHPEDRSAVEQAWAKLADGSLAQWAGHYRMCGHDGRVVALHDFALLLRDDHGPRQVFGSVSAHALEHRSQQPQRQLSEGEFRTFVDSIPALAWTARPDGWIDFYNRRWFDYTGTTFESQQGWGWVVVHDPDDLPRVLRLFRESLTTGQPWEDEVQLRRASDGALRWHLSRMMPVRDEQGRLVRWFGTNTDVHDQKLALAEHTRLLAAEHRARQVAEASNRAKDEFLAVVSHELRTPLNAILGWAQLMSSDPTADVPRWRDAIARIERNALQQARLIEDLLEVSRIIAGKLSIERVPVDFAAAVRAALGDHRLEAERRGLTLQLLGLTQVPPVAGDASRLQQIVGNLLGNAIKFSHDNGTIEVTLGCDGEQVALEIRDHGVGLTPELAEHLFERFWQADRSNTRKRGGLGLGLAIAHHLVQLHGGTITAHSDGPGTGARFAVTLPLSPEPVVQPSVSEPPAAAPSLAGLRVLAVDDEGSAREVIAAVLLSCGATVTVAASAAEALRALQRESPDVIVSDLAMPEIDGFALLGCVRFPRNRQILGRIGDP, encoded by the coding sequence ATGACGCCGGAACGCGGACCGGCCTGGTGGCACTGGGACCTTCGCAGCGACCAGTGGCACAACTCACCGGCGATCGTCGAGCTGCTCGGCGATCCCACCTCCAGCGCGTGGGAGCGCGCCGAGTACCTGGCGCGGATCCACCCCGAGGATCGCAGCGCGGTCGAACAGGCCTGGGCCAAGCTGGCCGACGGCTCGCTCGCGCAGTGGGCAGGCCACTACCGCATGTGTGGACACGACGGCAGGGTGGTGGCCTTGCACGACTTCGCGCTGCTGCTGCGCGACGACCACGGCCCGCGCCAGGTGTTCGGCAGCGTCAGCGCGCACGCGTTGGAGCACCGCAGCCAGCAGCCGCAGCGACAGCTCAGCGAGGGCGAGTTCCGCACCTTCGTCGACTCGATCCCCGCGCTCGCATGGACGGCGCGGCCCGACGGCTGGATCGACTTCTACAACCGGCGTTGGTTCGACTACACCGGCACCACCTTCGAGTCGCAGCAGGGCTGGGGCTGGGTGGTCGTGCACGATCCCGACGATCTGCCGCGCGTGCTGCGACTGTTCCGCGAGTCCCTGACCACGGGCCAGCCGTGGGAGGACGAGGTCCAGCTGCGACGCGCCTCCGACGGTGCGCTGCGCTGGCACCTCTCGCGGATGATGCCGGTTCGCGACGAGCAGGGCCGGCTCGTGCGGTGGTTCGGCACCAACACCGACGTGCACGACCAGAAGCTCGCGCTCGCGGAGCACACCCGCCTGCTGGCGGCGGAGCACCGCGCGCGCCAGGTCGCAGAGGCCAGCAACCGCGCCAAGGACGAGTTCCTCGCGGTGGTGTCGCACGAGCTGCGCACGCCGCTGAACGCGATCCTCGGCTGGGCGCAGCTGATGAGCAGCGACCCCACCGCCGACGTGCCACGATGGCGCGACGCCATCGCCCGCATCGAGCGCAACGCGCTGCAGCAGGCGCGGCTCATCGAGGACCTGCTCGAGGTCTCACGCATCATCGCCGGCAAGCTCTCGATCGAGCGGGTACCAGTCGACTTCGCAGCGGCGGTCCGCGCGGCGCTGGGTGACCATCGCCTCGAGGCCGAGCGCCGCGGCCTCACCCTACAGCTCCTCGGGCTCACGCAGGTGCCACCGGTCGCCGGCGACGCTTCGCGCCTGCAGCAGATCGTCGGCAACCTGCTCGGCAACGCCATCAAGTTCAGCCACGACAACGGCACCATCGAGGTCACGCTCGGCTGCGACGGCGAGCAGGTGGCGCTGGAGATCCGCGACCACGGCGTCGGGCTCACGCCCGAGCTGGCCGAGCACCTGTTCGAGCGCTTCTGGCAGGCCGATCGCAGCAACACCCGCAAGCGCGGCGGGCTCGGCCTGGGGCTCGCGATCGCGCATCACCTCGTGCAGCTGCACGGCGGCACGATCACCGCACACAGCGACGGGCCCGGCACCGGTGCTCGCTTCGCCGTCACGCTGCCGCTGTCGCCCGAGCCGGTGGTGCAGCCGAGCGTGTCGGAGCCGCCGGCGGCGGCGCCATCGCTCGCGGGCCTGCGCGTGCTCGCCGTGGACGACGAGGGCAGCGCACGCGAGGTCATCGCGGCGGTGCTGCTCAGCTGCGGCGCCACCGTGACGGTCGCTGCATCGGCCGCGGAGGCCCTGCGCGCACTCCAACGCGAGAGCCCCGACGTCATCGTGTCTGATCTCGCGATGCCGGAGATCGATGGCTTCGCGCTACTAGGCTGTGTCCGGTTTCCCCGAAACCGTCAAATTCTTGGGCGGATCGGGGATCCGTGA
- a CDS encoding PTS sugar transporter subunit IIA: MNLVELLPQDAAIVELVGDDIPTVFAELCAPMARTTGIAAHELVAALREREALASTAIGHGLAIPHGVHPQLARIVGALGRSRAGVSMGAPDGARVHLFVALIRPPDWSHAHLKALARVSGMLAHAPTREALMGAKDAADIHAILRREGPGGA; this comes from the coding sequence ATGAACCTGGTCGAACTGCTCCCGCAAGATGCGGCCATCGTCGAGCTCGTGGGCGACGACATCCCCACGGTGTTCGCCGAGCTCTGCGCGCCGATGGCTCGGACCACCGGCATCGCTGCGCACGAGCTGGTCGCCGCGCTGCGCGAGCGCGAGGCGCTGGCGTCGACGGCGATCGGGCACGGCCTCGCGATCCCCCACGGCGTGCACCCGCAGCTGGCGCGAATCGTCGGAGCACTCGGCCGTTCGCGGGCCGGGGTGTCGATGGGTGCGCCCGACGGCGCGCGCGTGCACCTGTTCGTCGCGCTGATCCGCCCGCCCGATTGGAGCCATGCCCACCTGAAGGCGCTCGCCCGGGTCAGCGGGATGCTCGCCCACGCACCGACCCGCGAGGCCTTGATGGGTGCGAAGGATGCGGCGGACATCCACGCGATCCTGCGGCGCGAGGGGCCGGGCGGCGCCTGA